A single Candidatus Rubidus massiliensis DNA region contains:
- a CDS encoding putative periplasmic or secreted lipoprotein, whose amino-acid sequence MKKKFVLKVFSLIFLNFGLFSFQAPPITTMRGGVNNAFLPNQLPSDRRISTEIQQKFRNDYYTGPYASFVQVYTIAGVVTLAGRLDNDRIKLQMEQKAKQVYGVREVINDIEIVHLMPY is encoded by the coding sequence ATGAAAAAAAAATTTGTCTTGAAAGTTTTTAGTTTAATTTTCTTGAACTTTGGGCTATTTAGTTTTCAAGCGCCTCCCATTACTACAATGAGAGGTGGGGTAAACAATGCGTTTTTACCCAATCAATTGCCAAGTGATAGAAGAATTTCTACAGAAATACAACAAAAGTTTAGAAACGACTATTATACAGGTCCTTATGCAAGCTTTGTACAAGTTTATACAATTGCCGGCGTTGTCACATTAGCTGGGCGACTTGACAATGATCGGATCAAATTGCAAATGGAACAAAAAGCGAAACAAGTCTACGGAGTGAGAGAAGTGATTAATGATATTGAAATTGTACACCTAATGCCATATTAA
- the stkP_2 gene encoding Serine/threonine-protein kinase StkP yields the protein MNIVDFNTFIDTVNNKALTSKESTCITFIEQNISDLAGKNFKKDPQNHPLTILTSSENAFIFSDESVQHGDKKIKRVVVYNLKSKQYSQAIYIKTLFTNVTKRRFIQQSEFYKFFHMEKFYPSIYYYGVQTRTSKNQTLTKENNQKIVGIYEVVGKDLNLQENEIKKLDLDKRLYIVKKIVEHVKLVHEKGIVLRDIKPRNIVVEIFSNGSIGRVRLIDFEYVAVAGADVKMAGTPSHFDQSLYFSKTKKAEQASDIWSLGVTILQIIQADFKHPPFEKSMEEFKKIMEDLKKNKGEITQEIMDNYEVKIRSTIEQISILAENQEEQEVCEKLATLVKQMLNLDRGKRITIDQVAETLDDIKG from the coding sequence ATGAACATAGTCGATTTTAATACTTTTATTGATACAGTCAACAATAAAGCGTTAACTAGCAAAGAATCCACTTGTATAACTTTTATTGAACAAAACATCTCTGATCTTGCTGGAAAAAATTTTAAAAAAGACCCACAAAACCACCCCTTAACTATTCTAACCTCTTCCGAAAATGCGTTTATCTTCTCTGATGAGTCAGTGCAGCATGGGGACAAGAAAATTAAGCGTGTTGTCGTTTATAACTTGAAATCGAAACAATACTCTCAAGCAATATACATTAAAACACTATTTACAAATGTGACTAAGCGTCGATTTATACAACAATCTGAATTTTACAAATTTTTTCATATGGAAAAATTTTATCCTTCTATTTACTACTATGGAGTACAAACTAGGACTTCTAAAAATCAAACATTGACGAAAGAAAATAACCAAAAGATTGTCGGCATTTATGAAGTTGTGGGAAAAGATTTAAACTTACAAGAGAATGAAATAAAAAAGCTTGATTTAGATAAAAGGCTTTATATTGTAAAAAAAATAGTTGAGCATGTAAAACTAGTGCACGAAAAAGGGATTGTTTTACGAGATATTAAACCGCGCAATATCGTTGTGGAAATTTTTTCTAATGGGTCTATAGGCCGCGTTAGATTAATTGATTTTGAATATGTAGCTGTTGCAGGTGCTGATGTAAAAATGGCAGGAACCCCCTCCCATTTTGATCAAAGTCTATACTTCTCAAAAACAAAAAAAGCCGAACAAGCTTCTGATATTTGGTCTTTAGGTGTAACCATTTTGCAAATAATCCAAGCCGATTTTAAACATCCACCCTTTGAAAAATCAATGGAGGAGTTTAAAAAAATTATGGAAGATTTGAAAAAAAATAAGGGTGAGATAACTCAAGAGATTATGGATAATTATGAAGTAAAGATACGATCTACTATAGAGCAAATCTCTATCCTAGCTGAAAATCAAGAAGAACAAGAAGTATGTGAAAAATTGGCAACCTTAGTAAAACAAATGCTAAATTTAGATAGAGGTAAACGAATTACTATAGATCAAGTTGCGGAAACTTTAGACGACATCAAGGGGTAG
- the gsiA_2 gene encoding Glutathione import ATP-binding protein GsiA, giving the protein MVYKANNLSFGYKNTVIIKNLNFSIPKETLTAIVGKSGSGKSTLCKLLLKMISPTNGSLYYQNKTIEQVNQKKYYRDVQFIFQNPFSALNPSKTVSQLIEEPLKIHQDNKDKALIEFYLNSVGLSFKEISERYPIHLSGGQCQRVAIARALACKPKVLICDEPFSALDYPFQRQIFDLLIDLKKKERITLIIVTHDLELIQNHADQIIEIT; this is encoded by the coding sequence ATGGTATATAAAGCTAATAACTTAAGCTTTGGCTATAAAAATACAGTCATAATAAAAAATTTGAATTTTTCTATTCCGAAAGAAACACTAACGGCTATTGTTGGCAAAAGTGGTTCTGGAAAAAGCACATTGTGTAAGCTTTTATTAAAAATGATATCACCAACCAATGGATCCCTTTACTACCAAAATAAAACAATTGAACAAGTGAATCAAAAAAAATACTATCGAGATGTTCAATTTATCTTTCAAAACCCGTTTTCTGCCTTAAACCCTTCTAAAACTGTATCTCAATTAATCGAAGAACCCTTAAAAATTCATCAAGATAATAAAGACAAAGCTCTCATTGAATTTTATTTAAATTCAGTAGGTTTGAGTTTTAAAGAAATCAGTGAAAGATACCCCATCCATTTAAGTGGGGGGCAGTGTCAAAGGGTAGCCATCGCTCGTGCGCTTGCTTGTAAACCCAAAGTTTTAATTTGTGATGAACCATTTTCGGCTTTAGATTATCCATTTCAAAGACAAATTTTTGACCTACTTATTGATTTGAAAAAAAAGGAAAGAATAACTTTAATCATTGTTACCCATGATTTAGAGCTAATCCAAAATCATGCTGATCAAATTATAGAAATAACTTAA
- the mdtA_2 gene encoding Multidrug transporter MdtA — translation MKASKIKAIYLISSLLFFLFLLFLIGWIPRFTQKQELESKANQVDLPVVKIETIHFDQKPSILTLPSSAQAYHITPIWARTNGYLINFLHDIGDRVKEGDLLAEIDTPEIDQQYQQSLADLEVAKSKRDIAKVTAERWDALIKKNPEAVSTQEVDERKASLVAAESEVVSAEKNVDRLRDIQQFKRIYAPFDGIITRRDIDIGSLISAGSNGNPQELFQIAQINVIRFFVNVPQAFFRSIKNGLHAKVKIQEYPDKTFEGTVVRFANALDPISRTMLTEVDFENPNYEILPGLYADVTFYFPPSNKFVLPVEAIIVRTDGPQVATIDDQLIVYLHNVQLGRDFGSTIEVIDGLKENDKIVVNPTDRIRNGTKVKIIN, via the coding sequence ATGAAAGCTAGCAAAATAAAAGCCATCTACTTGATTTCGTCTTTACTATTCTTTTTATTCCTTTTATTTTTAATCGGATGGATACCTCGTTTCACTCAAAAGCAAGAGTTAGAAAGCAAAGCAAATCAAGTAGATTTACCAGTTGTTAAAATTGAAACAATACATTTTGATCAAAAACCATCTATCTTGACTTTACCAAGTTCTGCGCAAGCTTACCATATTACGCCTATTTGGGCGCGAACCAATGGCTACTTAATAAATTTCCTACACGATATTGGCGATCGTGTAAAAGAAGGAGATCTTTTAGCTGAAATTGACACTCCAGAAATTGATCAACAATATCAACAATCCTTAGCTGATTTAGAAGTCGCAAAATCTAAAAGAGATATCGCTAAAGTAACAGCTGAGCGGTGGGATGCGTTAATAAAAAAAAATCCAGAAGCTGTTTCTACTCAAGAAGTAGATGAAAGAAAAGCATCACTTGTAGCTGCCGAATCAGAAGTTGTATCTGCTGAAAAGAATGTGGATCGCTTACGAGATATACAGCAATTTAAAAGAATCTATGCGCCCTTTGATGGTATTATAACTAGAAGAGATATTGACATAGGTTCTTTAATAAGCGCCGGCAGTAATGGAAATCCTCAAGAACTATTTCAAATCGCACAAATTAACGTTATTCGTTTTTTTGTCAATGTACCTCAAGCCTTTTTTCGTTCGATTAAAAATGGCTTACACGCCAAAGTAAAAATTCAAGAATATCCAGATAAAACTTTTGAGGGTACGGTAGTTCGCTTTGCTAACGCCTTAGATCCAATTTCTAGAACAATGTTAACAGAAGTTGACTTTGAAAATCCAAACTATGAGATCCTTCCCGGCTTATATGCTGACGTAACATTTTATTTTCCTCCTAGCAATAAATTTGTTTTGCCAGTAGAAGCGATCATTGTTCGCACAGATGGACCACAAGTTGCTACCATTGACGATCAGTTAATCGTATATCTGCATAATGTTCAATTAGGTAGGGATTTTGGTAGTACTATAGAAGTCATAGATGGATTAAAAGAAAATGACAAAATCGTAGTTAATCCAACAGATAGAATAAGAAATGGAACAAAAGTTAAAATTATCAATTAA
- the bepE gene encoding Efflux pump membrane transporter BepE: protein MWIVRLALNRPYTFVVFAIIIFLAGITFIVVTPKDIFPNINIPVVSVIWSYAGLPDEEFEQRVTTYSEYSLSNNVNDIERIESQTIDGVGLIRLYFHPGADISVALAQATASSQSILRRMPTGMLPPVIAKYYANTVPLIQMILSSNTLTEEQLYDYGLYRIRRGLATIQGTTLPTPYGGKVRSVMVDIDPKALQATGLSPRDVNNAINNQVLTVPVGDTRIGKFDYRVNANNTPDLVQTINDIPLTVINNVIIYIRDVAHAHDGFLPQTNIVRNDGKRAVLLTILKNGATSTLDIANAIWKLLPTMRASAPKGLSIDLLFDQSVFVKASIKSVVTEGILASILTGLMILLFLGSWRSTLIVLTSIPLSILASITLLSLLGETINVMTLGGLALAIGILVDDATVAIENIHRNLTMGKSLRQAVLDGSYQVTVPAFVSTLSICIVFLPVVLLVGPSKFLFTPFALAVVFAISSSYILSRTVVPVMANYLLEKEMYLYQSKELKTRFDYFHNHFEKKFEQFKNFYQKGLKWSLDNRMLTTILFCILFLSGFALLPFVGRDFFPIVDANQIRLHVKAASGTRIEVTEEIFGSVEAEIKNVIPPNEIDMLIDNIGVVADAYSLAFGDNATVSSADGEILIALKKNKSFSTPEYMKKIRTHLEAKFPNLTFFFQPADMVSQILNFGLPTPIDIRIIGYDKKHNLEVAKKMVEEVEKVPGVEDAHLHQIVDMPELFLDFDRNLLQKTGITQRDVMNDVLLTYSSSTVVSPNFWLDRENGIPYLIAVQLPKYKVNSLEGVLNTPVASPLTQQSQLLSNLATIKRRETPGVINHLNVQPVYDVYANVQGRDLGSVVADINKIIARYNKEMQPGNEIVLKGLVENMENAFTRLEIGFIFSIILVYLIMVVNYQSWLDPLVIIMALPGAFAGILWSLFITHTTFSVPSMMGMIMSIGVATANSILLVTFANYQLKTGKNSYEAAIEAATTRLRPILMTSLAMIFGMIPMALALGTGGEQNAPLGRAVIGGLIVATFTTLFFVPVIFTWLIDKPNPYLGKEPDAAPEEIKGSL from the coding sequence ATGTGGATCGTAAGACTCGCCTTAAACCGCCCTTATACCTTTGTAGTTTTTGCCATCATTATCTTTTTGGCGGGAATTACTTTTATTGTAGTTACCCCTAAAGATATTTTTCCAAACATTAACATTCCAGTAGTTAGCGTTATTTGGTCTTATGCTGGTTTACCCGACGAAGAATTTGAACAAAGGGTTACTACCTATAGCGAATATTCTTTATCAAACAACGTTAATGACATTGAAAGGATAGAATCGCAAACAATTGATGGGGTTGGGCTAATCCGCTTATATTTTCATCCAGGCGCTGATATTTCAGTGGCTTTAGCACAAGCCACCGCCTCTTCTCAATCCATTTTAAGAAGAATGCCAACGGGGATGTTACCACCAGTAATTGCAAAATATTATGCCAATACTGTGCCATTGATCCAAATGATCTTATCAAGCAATACTTTAACCGAAGAACAGCTCTACGACTATGGTTTATATAGAATTAGAAGAGGCTTAGCAACGATTCAAGGCACTACCTTACCAACACCATATGGCGGTAAAGTTCGCTCTGTTATGGTAGATATTGATCCAAAAGCCTTACAAGCAACCGGCTTATCCCCAAGAGATGTAAATAATGCGATTAACAACCAAGTTTTGACTGTACCAGTTGGTGATACACGAATTGGAAAATTTGATTATCGGGTTAATGCAAATAATACGCCAGACCTTGTACAGACCATCAATGACATTCCGTTGACTGTTATCAATAATGTCATCATCTATATTCGCGATGTAGCTCATGCTCATGATGGTTTTTTACCTCAAACAAATATTGTTAGGAATGATGGAAAACGCGCTGTTTTATTAACCATTTTAAAAAATGGGGCTACTTCAACATTAGACATAGCTAATGCCATATGGAAACTCCTTCCAACAATGAGAGCTTCTGCTCCAAAAGGTTTATCGATCGACTTGCTATTTGATCAATCAGTGTTTGTAAAAGCATCTATTAAAAGCGTTGTAACAGAAGGAATTTTAGCTTCTATTTTAACTGGACTAATGATTTTGCTTTTTTTAGGAAGTTGGAGAAGCACTCTAATCGTATTAACTTCTATTCCATTATCTATACTTGCCTCAATTACCCTTTTAAGCCTTCTTGGTGAAACGATCAATGTGATGACGTTAGGAGGATTAGCTTTAGCTATTGGGATATTAGTGGATGATGCAACGGTTGCTATTGAAAATATCCACCGCAATTTAACTATGGGTAAATCTTTAAGACAAGCGGTTCTTGATGGATCTTATCAAGTGACAGTTCCGGCCTTTGTTTCCACATTATCGATCTGTATCGTTTTTTTACCTGTTGTTCTTTTAGTTGGCCCTTCAAAGTTTTTATTTACCCCTTTTGCTCTAGCTGTCGTTTTTGCTATTTCTTCATCCTACATTTTATCTCGAACAGTTGTTCCTGTTATGGCAAATTATTTACTTGAGAAAGAAATGTATCTTTATCAAAGTAAAGAGCTAAAAACTAGATTTGATTATTTTCATAATCACTTTGAGAAAAAATTTGAACAATTTAAAAATTTTTATCAAAAAGGGTTAAAATGGTCGTTAGATAATCGGATGTTAACAACCATTTTATTTTGTATTCTATTTTTAAGTGGTTTTGCACTTCTACCTTTTGTTGGTAGAGATTTTTTTCCAATCGTCGATGCAAATCAAATTAGGCTGCATGTAAAAGCAGCTTCTGGAACGAGAATTGAAGTCACCGAAGAAATTTTCGGCTCTGTTGAAGCTGAGATTAAAAATGTTATTCCTCCAAATGAAATAGACATGTTGATCGATAATATAGGTGTTGTAGCTGATGCCTATTCATTAGCTTTTGGAGACAATGCGACAGTTAGCAGCGCCGATGGTGAAATATTGATAGCACTTAAAAAAAATAAATCTTTTTCAACGCCTGAATACATGAAAAAAATCAGAACTCACTTAGAAGCTAAATTTCCCAATTTGACATTTTTTTTCCAACCCGCTGACATGGTTAGTCAAATTTTAAACTTTGGGCTTCCAACTCCTATTGATATTAGAATTATTGGATATGACAAAAAGCATAATCTTGAAGTTGCCAAAAAGATGGTAGAGGAAGTTGAAAAAGTACCAGGTGTTGAGGACGCTCATTTACACCAAATAGTAGACATGCCTGAATTATTTTTAGATTTTGATCGCAATTTGCTACAAAAAACTGGAATTACCCAAAGAGACGTCATGAATGATGTTCTTTTAACTTATAGCTCAAGTACAGTTGTATCCCCAAACTTTTGGCTCGACCGTGAAAATGGGATTCCTTATCTTATTGCAGTCCAGTTGCCAAAATATAAGGTGAATAGTCTAGAAGGGGTTTTAAACACTCCAGTTGCCAGTCCATTAACTCAACAATCTCAACTCCTTAGCAATTTAGCAACAATCAAGAGAAGGGAAACACCAGGCGTGATTAATCACCTTAACGTTCAACCAGTATATGACGTGTATGCTAATGTTCAAGGCAGGGATTTGGGAAGTGTTGTGGCTGACATTAATAAAATCATTGCTCGATATAACAAAGAAATGCAGCCTGGTAATGAGATTGTGTTAAAAGGTTTAGTTGAGAACATGGAAAATGCCTTCACAAGACTCGAAATTGGTTTTATTTTTTCGATCATCTTAGTTTATTTAATTATGGTAGTGAACTATCAATCATGGTTAGATCCTTTAGTTATTATTATGGCATTACCTGGTGCCTTTGCAGGTATCTTATGGAGCCTTTTTATCACTCATACAACATTTAGTGTTCCTTCAATGATGGGAATGATTATGTCCATAGGTGTAGCTACTGCTAATAGTATTTTGCTAGTCACATTTGCAAACTATCAACTTAAGACTGGAAAAAACAGCTATGAGGCAGCCATCGAAGCTGCAACGACAAGACTTCGACCTATTTTGATGACTTCCTTAGCCATGATTTTTGGCATGATTCCTATGGCTTTAGCCTTAGGGACAGGTGGTGAACAAAACGCTCCCCTTGGACGAGCTGTGATTGGAGGCTTAATTGTTGCCACATTTACGACGCTATTTTTTGTGCCTGTAATTTTTACTTGGTTGATCGATAAGCCAAATCCCTATCTTGGAAAAGAACCTGATGCCGCACCGGAAGAAATCAAAGGATCCTTATGA
- the oprM_4 gene encoding Outer membrane protein OprM precursor has protein sequence MRIKKEILYLSILLLTSCRVGPNYIPPSQTAPLEWKNDPKKTIAIDYYDYWWEVFNDETLNQLQFQALENNKNLFAAFERVEQTRYVAAIQKAELYPQLVLNPVYNNQDSLIRVFNGVLPFQRVHQWLYSFPVRLNYEIDLWGRLRDLYESALLYWETQVQDYQNTMLILTSDLATAYFQMRMADTQVDLLVETIKTRQKALNITQARYEAKIVNYSDVSRAGLELTNAEAQYIDAIRERRIFENQIAMLVGEEASDFTLPHNPLKTLPPEIPSGIPSDVLLRRPDIARAERLMASDHMAAKAAYASFFPTLTLTGAYGYESPFLKQFLRKDSRLWRYGAESEQTLFDGGRKAYNYELQLRYFAEASYEYQQQILVAFQEVEDALVNIANYLQEYKKIVQSVKWAKTTYNIANDRYLSGVTFYLDVVDAERDELQVELLENNLLGLQYLSTVQLIKALGGGWGSVATENCLTTTP, from the coding sequence GTGCGCATAAAGAAGGAGATTTTATACCTTAGTATTTTATTATTAACTAGCTGTCGAGTGGGTCCAAATTATATTCCACCAAGTCAAACAGCCCCTTTAGAATGGAAAAATGATCCAAAGAAGACAATTGCCATTGATTATTACGATTATTGGTGGGAAGTTTTTAATGATGAAACTTTAAATCAGTTGCAATTCCAAGCCTTAGAAAATAATAAAAACTTGTTTGCAGCTTTTGAAAGGGTTGAGCAAACACGTTATGTGGCAGCTATACAAAAAGCTGAACTTTACCCACAATTAGTTTTAAATCCAGTTTATAACAATCAAGACAGTTTAATACGCGTTTTTAATGGTGTTTTGCCATTCCAAAGGGTGCACCAGTGGCTCTATAGTTTTCCAGTCCGTTTGAATTATGAAATCGATTTATGGGGAAGGCTTAGAGACTTGTATGAGTCAGCACTCCTTTATTGGGAGACACAAGTTCAAGATTATCAAAATACTATGTTAATCCTTACAAGTGATTTAGCAACAGCTTATTTCCAAATGAGAATGGCAGATACCCAAGTTGATTTGTTAGTTGAAACAATAAAAACGAGGCAAAAAGCATTAAACATCACACAAGCGCGCTATGAGGCTAAGATAGTAAATTATTCAGATGTGTCAAGAGCTGGGCTAGAATTAACTAATGCTGAAGCACAATATATTGATGCAATACGGGAAAGAAGAATTTTTGAAAATCAAATTGCCATGTTAGTTGGTGAGGAGGCAAGCGATTTTACTTTACCTCACAATCCCTTAAAAACATTGCCCCCTGAAATCCCATCAGGAATTCCCTCTGATGTTCTTTTAAGAAGGCCGGATATTGCGCGTGCCGAACGATTAATGGCTTCCGATCATATGGCCGCTAAAGCCGCCTACGCCTCTTTTTTTCCGACATTAACTTTAACAGGTGCCTATGGATATGAAAGCCCTTTCTTAAAACAATTTTTACGCAAAGACAGTCGTTTATGGAGATACGGGGCTGAAAGTGAGCAAACTTTATTTGATGGTGGCAGAAAAGCGTACAACTATGAGTTGCAACTTCGTTATTTTGCAGAAGCTTCTTATGAATACCAGCAACAGATTTTGGTAGCTTTTCAAGAAGTGGAAGATGCGTTAGTAAATATTGCTAATTATTTACAAGAGTATAAAAAAATTGTTCAGTCCGTTAAGTGGGCTAAAACAACTTATAATATAGCAAATGATCGTTATTTAAGCGGTGTTACATTTTATTTAGATGTAGTCGATGCTGAAAGAGATGAACTACAAGTTGAACTTTTAGAAAATAATCTTTTAGGGCTTCAATATCTTTCGACGGTGCAATTAATTAAAGCCCTCGGAGGTGGTTGGGGAAGTGTAGCAACTGAGAATTGTTTAACTACTACCCCTTGA
- a CDS encoding ankyrin repeat protein, with product MTITIKELSQQNSTYAPQRINSNTFSKIEEISANLLNNLEDEISASFIQIKAICHEKENSSLFKNLFQKLGSKGLLRDPSSKIFLEIKSLLEYGIKQKITELVQLLLENKIDTTFEVFITAINFSNFSVIKYCINNKALDETFLTNLYTLSLKDKIGVLTIICDEWNGCNTTVLTLLNLLEDAQFEELSFFLSQATATILVYYKEVYFLNFLKKIKLSKNYTKILTELLKIAKNQEDFYNFLIDRLPEQCCELIISNFSETPKNLLKALDAFFSCKREKEACSILLSLQTIYALEKKQVHFFLIEACKNNWTAFIKNLAGVKKVINQKNEDSNSPIFIACNQQNYSLIKLLIECGALIDDEALNKIKFQNPEIFKYIFKTIPLKTTSCEDLFRKMADKKLFDLLSVALDNLKFSKNFLEELLCYALGNKVFEIAKKILEKIKHHPESVVKPSITSWRYNGFSAFNYISPFVCIDLYQYVKKNHPNLPLPQMSDEHNAVFSNNLSFFTNTKDTKLYQDAFGNTPLHWAVEFTNDLSFIPYLKKYNDIQNNEGETPLHLACKNSKIHIVRKLLLQDVNTEIENHLGKRSIDFVVSKDILHLLKDKSPISIHGKRNFSCAVYFLKKNENALDAFLLNEEKLIFEEYLWRNTMAHIWNFKIKTLLEEEEVNLEGNQSYYFANLIFIKLQRFCEEVLNLYSFTNETYKEIIKNSLNLMLNCFKNLSQSRYAPNLEKIQQKEITIAIHHAENHTYYYIYSGDYLHVVNRGLMCISSGIRIYKINLLNELKNDLLIANQNNILEHFSKLEEALKLEYLHSVPMKAQNYGFCTYIGTISVLNVLFKEFLKKKLNPLEADEIGQKLFKCFCKFFKKEITKDYLSRLKHVDVVFLDEIKKKADKLNIVINELDQLLNMNLTESEELSL from the coding sequence ATGACAATTACAATAAAAGAATTATCTCAACAAAATAGTACATATGCTCCCCAAAGGATAAATAGCAATACTTTTTCTAAAATTGAAGAAATTAGCGCTAATCTTTTGAATAATCTGGAAGATGAAATATCAGCCTCATTTATTCAGATTAAAGCCATTTGTCATGAAAAAGAAAATAGTTCTCTTTTTAAAAATCTATTTCAAAAACTTGGTAGTAAAGGCTTACTTAGAGATCCAAGTAGCAAAATATTTTTGGAAATAAAATCGCTTCTTGAATATGGCATTAAACAAAAAATAACCGAATTAGTACAACTCCTTTTAGAAAATAAAATAGATACAACCTTTGAAGTATTTATAACAGCTATAAACTTTTCTAATTTTTCTGTAATAAAGTATTGTATTAATAACAAAGCATTAGATGAAACGTTCCTAACAAATCTATATACATTAAGTTTAAAAGATAAAATTGGAGTTTTAACCATTATTTGCGATGAATGGAATGGGTGTAACACAACCGTTTTAACTCTATTAAATCTCTTAGAAGATGCTCAATTCGAAGAATTATCTTTTTTCTTATCTCAAGCTACAGCAACTATTTTAGTTTATTATAAGGAAGTATACTTTTTAAATTTTTTGAAGAAGATTAAACTATCAAAAAACTATACGAAAATTCTTACAGAGTTATTGAAAATAGCAAAAAATCAAGAAGATTTTTATAATTTTTTAATCGACAGACTGCCTGAACAATGTTGTGAGTTAATAATCTCTAATTTTAGTGAAACTCCAAAAAATTTATTAAAAGCTTTAGATGCTTTTTTTTCTTGTAAAAGAGAAAAAGAAGCTTGTTCGATACTACTTAGCTTACAAACTATTTATGCTTTAGAAAAGAAACAAGTGCATTTTTTTCTAATAGAAGCGTGTAAAAACAACTGGACTGCTTTCATAAAAAACTTGGCAGGGGTTAAAAAAGTCATAAATCAAAAAAATGAGGATAGCAATTCTCCCATTTTTATTGCCTGTAATCAACAAAATTATTCTCTAATAAAGCTACTTATAGAATGTGGAGCTTTAATCGATGACGAAGCCTTAAACAAAATCAAATTCCAAAATCCAGAAATTTTTAAATATATATTTAAGACTATTCCATTAAAAACAACGAGTTGTGAAGATTTATTTAGAAAAATGGCAGATAAAAAACTATTTGATCTTTTGTCAGTAGCTCTTGATAATCTTAAATTTAGTAAAAATTTTTTAGAAGAATTGCTTTGCTATGCCTTAGGAAATAAAGTTTTTGAGATAGCGAAAAAAATTTTGGAAAAAATTAAACATCATCCAGAATCTGTTGTTAAACCTTCCATCACTTCGTGGAGGTATAATGGTTTTTCAGCTTTTAATTATATTTCTCCTTTCGTTTGTATAGACCTTTATCAATACGTAAAGAAAAATCATCCGAATCTTCCTTTGCCACAAATGTCTGATGAGCATAATGCCGTTTTTTCTAATAATTTGTCTTTTTTTACTAATACAAAAGATACCAAACTTTATCAAGATGCTTTTGGTAACACGCCTTTACACTGGGCTGTTGAATTTACAAATGACTTGAGCTTTATACCTTACTTAAAAAAATATAATGATATTCAAAATAATGAAGGTGAAACTCCTTTACACCTAGCTTGTAAAAATTCAAAAATACATATCGTGAGAAAATTACTTTTACAAGATGTGAACACAGAAATTGAAAATCATTTAGGAAAACGCTCTATCGATTTTGTCGTGAGTAAAGATATTCTTCACTTATTAAAGGATAAATCTCCAATATCTATTCATGGGAAAAGAAATTTTTCCTGTGCGGTTTATTTTTTAAAGAAAAATGAAAATGCCTTAGATGCATTTCTTCTAAACGAAGAAAAGTTAATTTTTGAAGAGTATTTGTGGAGAAACACTATGGCACATATATGGAATTTTAAAATTAAAACATTACTTGAAGAAGAAGAAGTTAACTTAGAAGGCAATCAATCCTATTATTTTGCAAATTTGATTTTTATCAAATTGCAAAGATTTTGTGAGGAAGTGCTTAATTTGTATTCATTTACAAACGAAACGTACAAAGAAATAATAAAAAATTCTCTCAACCTAATGCTCAATTGTTTTAAGAATTTAAGCCAATCAAGATATGCTCCAAATCTTGAAAAAATACAACAAAAAGAGATAACAATCGCTATTCATCATGCCGAAAATCATACCTATTATTACATCTATTCAGGTGACTATTTGCATGTTGTCAATAGAGGACTTATGTGTATATCTAGTGGTATTAGGATTTATAAAATTAATCTTTTAAATGAGTTAAAAAATGATTTGTTAATAGCAAACCAAAACAATATTTTAGAACATTTTAGTAAATTAGAGGAGGCTTTAAAGCTAGAATACCTTCATTCTGTTCCCATGAAGGCACAAAATTATGGCTTTTGCACATACATCGGTACTATATCTGTTTTAAACGTCCTCTTTAAAGAATTTTTGAAAAAAAAGTTGAATCCATTAGAAGCTGATGAGATAGGGCAAAAGTTGTTTAAATGTTTTTGTAAATTTTTTAAAAAAGAAATAACCAAAGATTATTTAAGTCGGTTAAAGCATGTTGATGTTGTTTTTTTAGACGAAATAAAGAAAAAAGCTGACAAACTCAATATTGTGATTAATGAGTTAGATCAATTGCTAAACATGAATTTAACAGAAAGTGAGGAGTTAAGCCTCTAA